From the Nitrospira sp. genome, the window TTTCTTCCTCGAAGGCCTGCTGCGCGATATCGGCCATCTCGTCCTCTACCAGACCATCCCGCAGCGTGCGCAGTCTGCTCTCATTGAAGCGGGCTATCTCGGAACCTCTCTGGCCGAGGTGGAGCAGTCCAACATTGGGTGCGACTTCGCGGAAGTGGGAGCCGAACTCATTCGGGCCTGGGGGATGCCTGTCCAAATCGAACAGGCCATCCGCTGTCAACTGAGTCCAAACGATGCCGGTGAATTCATCCTCCACGCGTCGATCGTTCATCTGGCCGGCGTCGTCGCCGATTACGAAGAGTTCGAGCCGAGTCGCCGCCCTGCTGCAATGCCGATCAGTCCCTATGCCATCACCGCCACCCGGTTTGCAGCGGCCAGCCTCACGGCACTGCTCACGGATGCTCGAGCCAAGCTGCAAGATACCCTAGCGCTTATCCGTCCTCGTGCCATGGCCGCCTAATTCCGCAGACATTGTCCATGATCAGAAAAAGGTCCCAAGTCCGTTTAATGGGAGTTCATCGCCCCATGTGGTTACGGTAGTCGGCCTTCCGATTCGGCGGCTTATCGCGTGATGGAACTCAGGCGGGTGACCAATTACCGTGGGGGCGTCGCGCTGTCGCAAGCGCCAAGCTACAGTATGCCGGCCAATCGATTCAGACCCAACGTCGTCTGGGCGAAAAACAGCCGGAATACCTGGCAGTCTTGAGATAATACCGGTTGGTTGGTGGTTGCTCGATCACAGAAGATGAGCCCAATCGGTTTTGCTCCAACCCGCAACGGCGCCATGATCGCCGACGTCGGTCTCCAGACCTCGATAAAATCATGTTTCAGAATCCCGGCCTTCCGGTCTAAAAAGTTGGGAACGAGGAATGGATCGGCCCGCTTGAGAACCGTGAGAAAAAACTGATGCTCTCGGCTCAGTGAACCTGAAAGGGACCGGAGGTAGGGTGTCGGAGGTGCCACACCAAGCACCAGTCTTCCAACCAGCAGATCACTGTCGTTTTGGTTCAGAAGCGCCAGGCCTATGCGGTCAAATCCGGCATCCCGATGTAGGGATTGCACAAAAGCCCCGAGTAGGCCGTTGAGGTCGCTTGCAGCTTGGAGCGAGTCCTGAAAGGCTTGGAGTGTTTCAAGCGGCTTGGCCAGAACGGGAGCAACCGATTCCTCTCGCGGTGGGAGCGTTGCCTGCTCTTTGCCGAGCGTGCCTTTGATGGGGGGCGGATGCGAGAGTGATTCGGTGGCGTCCTCCTTGGGTGGTGGTGCCATGGCTTCATGGGAAGAATCGATTGCCAACCCCATGGAGCGGATGAGTTGACGTCCCCGATCCATAGCCCGAATCGTCAACTCAGCGAATAGGCCAGAAGAGAGTCTGCTTCCAAGCTGGAGAGTTTTCTTGGCTTCCTCAATAGCGGTTTGCGAGGCTGGACCGGTGAGCACCTCGACCAGCCGAATGGACCCGGCGACGACACCTCGGTAGGTTTGAAGCCCGCTTTGCCAATGCCCCATCGCCAGTTCTTCTGGATGACGGAAGAGCTCGATCAGATCGTCCGGCAGGTTCCACATCTGGGCCAACGCTTGGGCCAAGGTCAGCCGTGGTATACCAATGAGGCGCGTCTCTTGAAGCGCACATTCCGACGGGCGCTTGGATTTCTTGGAAATAGCCTGGAGAGCAAGAAAGAGGTCCGGGTCCTGGTAGGCGATGGCCAGGTCCCCGATCGAATAGAGGAGTGCGCCGGTAAACAACTGCCCCGGCTGTGAGTATCCAATGGCCATTCCCAGTTCGCCGGCATAGGTCGCTGAGAGAAGAGACTTGGCGATCAAGGTTCGGAACTCGTGTTGGCGAACCGGCCAATGTTGCAGCTGTTCGACAAGATGTGCCGCAGCAACGAGGGACCGAACGGTGTCGAGCCCGAGCCAACTGACAGCATGGGGAACCGAGACAATCGTCTGCTGTGGGCTGTAGGCGATGCTGTTCGCAACTTGCAGAACTTTGCACGTCAGCCCATGGTCTCGGCTGATCACCTGGGCAAGATTCACGGCGTTGGACTGAGGTCCCATGTGATTCAGGATTTGCTGACAAGTTGATTCCAAAATTGGGAGACAGCGGCTGGATTCATCGAAGAGAGGTCTGAGGTTCTGATGGAGGCGAGGGCGGATGGAGTCGATGAAGACCGATTCCGAGGCTGCGTTTGACGAAGGCATAGGGGGGACTCTGGTTGAGGGTCAGAAGCTCTATCGGTCAAAACTCTATGGAGCTTAAGAGCATGAAGCCGTGGAAGAAAGTGCGCACGATCGGGCATCAAGCGATCCTGGATTTCGGCTGGATGCTCGCGAGCTATTCGACAGAGTGGCTTTCCAGGAAGACCGCCTGTTCCAGGGTACGGAAGAACCGTTGGTAGGGCAAGGGATCTTCGACGGCGCGAAGATAGGACTGAGCACTGGCTCGGACAATGAGCTGCGACTCGTTGCGGTTGCGGACTGTGACGGTCAGTCGTACAAGGTCGCTGCGGTGGTAGAAGGGGCCCCAATCTCGATAGTTTCTGGTGAGGAACAGGAGCGTGTCCGGCTGATAGAGGAAGTAGGATGGGTAGGGGAAGGTCGGTCGCTCAAATGCAGCGTATTTCTTTGCGGACACGATTCCCAGTTCCTCATCCAGCACTTCGATCTTGCAGTTGAAGTCCTGCAAGGTCATGACGATCGCCTCGAGCATCTTTCGCCGATCATTGGTGTCGAACACGCGTGATTGCGCGGCTCGGACCTTCACCTGACTGTCCTCGGATAACCAGATCTGCGACCGCGCGTCCGATTGCTTTTCATGCCGCATTTCGTAGGGCGAACAGGCCGGGGACCACACCACCCCGGCGAACACTGTCAGAAGCAGCCATCGGAGCGGAAGTGCCGAACCCGGTGATGTATCGGTGGTCATGACGATGGGTTCGACTCCCCAGGGAGAAACAGCGCCCGTTGCAATACGACGAAGAAGTTCTGATACACCTTTGGGTCTTCAATGGGTTGGTTGTTATAGATGACGTTGGCGCGAATACTCATTTTCCCCCCTGTCGCTTCCCGCACCGTCACAGTGATCGTGACGACGTCATAATAGTTCGGTTCGGCGAATCGTGCGGCGGTGACAAGTCCCAGGTCTTCATAGGCCCGTTCAATGATGAACCCCAGATCTTGTAGGGTCGCGATGACGGCTCGGATGGTGGCGTTGCGGTCCGTCACATCGAAAGTCCTGGTCTGGCGGCTGCGGATCTCCATCTGCGCATCAGTCAAGAGGAACAAATCTTGCTGGGCTTCCGGCGCGGCGCACCCCTGCGAGGAGACTACTCCGGCAAGCAGGATGCCGATGCAGATCATGTTGCTGTGCATCGTGAGCCTTTCCATGGGGTGGCTTCAGATTCGATGAGCCTCCAGAAACACGGATTTTGAAAGCTTCGCGAAAAATTGTTGATACA encodes:
- a CDS encoding HDOD domain-containing protein: MPLASELVQSCTTVLTLPEIYFRVRDVVDDPKSTMDDLAEVLKLDPAISARLLRIVNCPLYGFPKQIDTISRAVSIVGRQAINDLVTATTVGRTFSGMPIQLMDVSMFWRKSVLCALLARRIATACGIEDSERFFLEGLLRDIGHLVLYQTIPQRAQSALIEAGYLGTSLAEVEQSNIGCDFAEVGAELIRAWGMPVQIEQAIRCQLSPNDAGEFILHASIVHLAGVVADYEEFEPSRRPAAMPISPYAITATRFAAASLTALLTDARAKLQDTLALIRPRAMAA
- a CDS encoding HDOD domain-containing protein is translated as MPSSNAASESVFIDSIRPRLHQNLRPLFDESSRCLPILESTCQQILNHMGPQSNAVNLAQVISRDHGLTCKVLQVANSIAYSPQQTIVSVPHAVSWLGLDTVRSLVAAAHLVEQLQHWPVRQHEFRTLIAKSLLSATYAGELGMAIGYSQPGQLFTGALLYSIGDLAIAYQDPDLFLALQAISKKSKRPSECALQETRLIGIPRLTLAQALAQMWNLPDDLIELFRHPEELAMGHWQSGLQTYRGVVAGSIRLVEVLTGPASQTAIEEAKKTLQLGSRLSSGLFAELTIRAMDRGRQLIRSMGLAIDSSHEAMAPPPKEDATESLSHPPPIKGTLGKEQATLPPREESVAPVLAKPLETLQAFQDSLQAASDLNGLLGAFVQSLHRDAGFDRIGLALLNQNDSDLLVGRLVLGVAPPTPYLRSLSGSLSREHQFFLTVLKRADPFLVPNFLDRKAGILKHDFIEVWRPTSAIMAPLRVGAKPIGLIFCDRATTNQPVLSQDCQVFRLFFAQTTLGLNRLAGIL